A single region of the Eleginops maclovinus isolate JMC-PN-2008 ecotype Puerto Natales chromosome 16, JC_Emac_rtc_rv5, whole genome shotgun sequence genome encodes:
- the spns1 gene encoding protein spinster homolog 1 yields MSLGESASDAVPFFSDESEAEGPDEQGGGAPRPQEEEEASGVSKVRALLTVFILCYINLLNYMDRFTVAGVLPDIEQYFQINDEKSGLLQTVFICSYMFLAPVFGYLGDRYNRKYIMSIGILFWSMVTLASSFTPKEHFWALLLTRGLVGVGEASYSTIAPTIIADLYVKGKRTNMLSIFYFAIPVGSGLGYIVGSQVGNVAHDWHWALRVTPGLGLIAVVLLLLVVQEPKRGAIEARHDMHHTSWLTDVKVLSKNRSFVLSTFGFTAVAFVTGSLALWAPTFLFRAAVFNGERPPCVEGNCASTESLIFGTITVVTGLLGVASGVMISRKLRTRTPRADPLVCAAGLLLSAPFLYLAIVFAQASTVATYIFIFLGETFLSMNWAIVADILLYVVVPTRRSTAEALQIVISHLLGDAGSPYLIGVVSDSLRKTDSFLWQFRSLQLSLLLCSFIAVIGGGFFLCTALFIEHDRNRAENYVPTDDEPIVVPKSGRSTRVPVSSVLI; encoded by the exons ATGTCTCTGGGCGAGTCGGCGTCGGACGCGGTGCCGTTCTTCTCCGATGAGAGCGAGGCAGAGGGTCCTGATGAGCAGGGTGGGGGGGCTCCACGGccgcaggaggaggaggaggcgagCGGCGTGTCGAAGGTCCGAGCTCTGCTGACCGTCTTCATCCTCTGCTACATCAACCTGCTCAACTACATGGACCGCTTCACTGTGGCAG gtgttCTCCCCGACATCGAACAGTATTTTCAGATTAATGATGAGAAGTCCGGCCTCCTCCAAACAG TTTTTATCTGCAGCTACATGTTCCTGGCTCCGGTGTTCGGTTACCTGGGCGACAGGTACAACAGGAAGTACATCATGAGCATTGGCATCTTGTTCTGGTCCATGGTGACTCTTGCCAGCTCCTTCACCCCTAAAGAG CATTTCTGGGCCCTGCTGCTGACCCGGGGCCTGGTCGGCGTCGGAGAGGCCAGTTACTCCACCATCGCTCCCACCATCATCGCTGACCTCTACGTGAAGGGAAAGAGGACAAACATGCTCTCCATCTTCTACTTCGCAATCCCTGTTGGCAG CGGGCTGGGATACATCGTGGGGTCGCAGGTTGGAAACGTAGCGCATGACTGGCACTGGGCTCTGCGG GTGACCCCGGGGCTAGGTCTGATTGCTGTGGTGCTACTGCTGCTCGTGGTGCAGGAGCCCAAAAGAGGAGCCATCGAAGCCCGACATGACATGCACCACACCAGCTGGCTGACCGACGTCAAGGTGCTCAGCAAGAA CCGCAGCTTCGTGCTGTCCACCTTTGGCTTCACGGCCGTGGCGTTTGTCACCGGCTCCCTGGCCCTGTGGGCCCCGACCTTCCTCTTCAGAGCCGCTGTGTTCAACGGGGAGAGGCCGCCCTGTGTGGAGGGAAACTGCGCCTCCACAGAAAg TTTGATCTTTGGCACCATCACTGTGGTTACGGGGTTGCTGGGCGTGGCAAGCGGCGTGATGATAAGCAGGAAGCTGCGCACGAGGACACCCCGTGCCGACCCGCTGGTCTGCGCCGCTGGCCTGCTCCTTTCCGCTCCCTTCCTCTACCTCGCCATCGTCTTCGCTCAGGCCAGCACCGTCGCCACATAC ATCTTCATCTTCCTCGGAGAGACCTTCCTGTCCATGAACTGGGCCATCGTGGCTGACATCCTGCTG TACGTGGTGGTTCCGACGCGGCGCTCCACAGCTGAGGCTTTGCAGATCGTCATCTCTCATCTGCTGGGAGATGCCGGGAGTCCCTACCTCATCGGAGTG gtgtcgGACTCCCTGAGGAAGACGGACTCCTTCCTGTGGCAGTTCCGCTCCCTGCAGctctccctgctgctctgctccttCATAGCCGTGATCGGCGGAGGCTTCTTCCTCTGCACCGCGCTCTTCATTGAGCATGACCGCAACCGTGCCGAGAACTACGTCCCCACAG ATGACGAGCCGATCGTCGTGCCGAAGAGCGGCCGCTCCACCAGAGTCCCAGTATCTAGCGTGCTGATCTGA